A single region of the Austwickia chelonae genome encodes:
- a CDS encoding helicase-related protein, with the protein MSGLQARAIVEAELRRELFGPLGSEDPTGKPVDCSSGTLTFATAEEGRGQFHDSTTLQEILTIGTPLTRYGIGVLYSGASIGGTAIAESGAEDVDLTGIPGVARNEEDPDGPPVEIQGSLRHDEADSDDFDLTDANSFKPSAMAISFQCRIPDDGSLSVTVTGAHYEKLSVHIPGVSKAVDWWRRRPFTLAGSIPASVLVKETHCLKIVDTAPEGDPPGIAPTTRLFSRPVPGVDDPELRLVTVAVVNQVMGTGPSSALFQMGFTVAASGGLVIEPYPEVELPDRDQEEQSIDLLYRNKRTYAIGHGCAAEWEGGADAPVPLVRAVALPAYEVVSLTPNIYLTNEDGSFRLDAEGQRQAVTVSMKELADGTADGQAQVETVLRLYGEWIDARKAEIDDLPIRFRDAARRHLSLGETALDRMKTGWQLVGSDRTAQQAFRWANEAMLFQQVRSNFPLREVERGKDDVLRVKGTHPVPMIPPGRGTWRPFQIAFILASLPELVDPSRKTRSLVDLIFFPTGGGKTEAYLGACAISLLARRLRDPDDAGTDTLMRYTLRLLTAQQFLRAASLVCVLEAIRDDHPDVLGTSPFGIGIWLGGSSTPNSWKKAVDVLARLRRNPYEQNLFLLLRCPWCGAQMGTKPKGRGGQDVVGYEQIGRDRVVLRCVDSQCRFSRRSGLPVHVVDEDIYEVRPSIVIGTVDKFAMMAWRPQARSLFGLDEQGDRVVSPPGLIIQDELHLISGPLGSMVGLYEPVVDDLCTDRRGEEPIPPKIIASTATIRRYEDQIKGLFGREEVALFPPHGLEEGRSFFAEPARLADGSLEPGRRYIGVMSASLGSMQTVQTRVAAATLQAVTKVPEEDRDGYWTNLNFLNSLRELGNTVSLLESDVPDYLTGLVRRDGIDPRWPNRTMELTSRRRSDEIPKAIEQLQSRYLPGQDRQEAIDICLASNIIEVGVDIDRLGLMTIVGQPKTTAQYIQVSGRVGRRADVSPGLVITVYGAAKPRDRSHYERFLTYHQQLYAQVEPTSVTPFATPVLRRALHAAAVAYVRQVTPEGLPPYPFPSTEYEEAIELLRQRALVADADEVPVLERMADKRARQWDGWERTIWEANPAPWGDPKQGLMRFAGTLPDLDSKATIWDVPTSMRNVDAECRLAISMAYAHADAEVEDTL; encoded by the coding sequence ATGAGCGGACTTCAGGCCCGCGCCATAGTCGAAGCCGAACTCCGGCGCGAACTGTTCGGCCCCCTCGGCTCGGAAGACCCGACCGGGAAGCCAGTCGACTGTTCGAGTGGCACGCTCACTTTCGCAACGGCCGAAGAAGGCCGAGGACAGTTCCATGACAGCACCACGCTGCAGGAGATCCTGACCATCGGGACGCCTCTCACACGTTACGGCATTGGCGTGCTCTACAGCGGAGCCTCCATCGGGGGAACAGCAATAGCGGAGTCTGGCGCTGAGGATGTCGACCTGACGGGCATCCCTGGTGTTGCACGCAATGAAGAGGACCCCGACGGGCCGCCCGTCGAGATCCAAGGCTCGCTTCGGCATGACGAGGCCGACTCCGATGACTTCGACCTGACCGACGCGAACAGCTTCAAGCCTTCGGCGATGGCGATCTCGTTCCAGTGCCGTATACCGGACGACGGCTCATTGAGCGTCACCGTAACTGGTGCCCATTACGAGAAGCTGAGCGTCCACATCCCGGGGGTTTCGAAGGCGGTCGACTGGTGGCGCCGCCGTCCATTCACGCTTGCTGGGTCGATACCGGCAAGTGTCCTTGTCAAGGAGACCCATTGCCTCAAGATCGTCGACACCGCGCCGGAAGGCGACCCACCTGGCATCGCGCCGACTACGCGTCTCTTCAGCCGCCCAGTACCTGGAGTCGACGATCCGGAACTGCGCCTGGTGACGGTGGCGGTGGTCAATCAGGTGATGGGCACTGGGCCGAGCAGCGCCCTGTTCCAGATGGGCTTCACCGTCGCAGCCTCTGGCGGTCTGGTTATCGAACCGTACCCCGAGGTCGAGCTACCCGACCGTGACCAGGAAGAGCAGTCGATCGATCTGCTGTACCGGAACAAGCGCACCTACGCCATCGGGCATGGTTGCGCCGCCGAGTGGGAAGGCGGTGCAGACGCTCCCGTCCCGCTGGTGCGCGCTGTGGCGTTGCCGGCCTATGAGGTGGTCAGCCTGACCCCGAACATCTACCTGACCAATGAGGACGGGAGTTTCCGTTTAGACGCGGAAGGGCAGCGTCAGGCGGTCACCGTCAGCATGAAGGAGCTGGCCGACGGGACTGCCGACGGGCAGGCTCAGGTGGAAACCGTACTGCGTCTATATGGTGAATGGATCGATGCGCGGAAGGCCGAGATTGACGATCTCCCCATACGCTTCCGTGACGCGGCCCGGCGGCACTTGTCGCTGGGAGAGACGGCCCTCGACCGCATGAAGACGGGCTGGCAATTGGTTGGCTCGGATCGGACGGCGCAGCAGGCGTTCCGATGGGCCAACGAGGCGATGCTCTTTCAGCAGGTGCGTTCCAACTTCCCGCTGCGTGAGGTCGAGCGGGGCAAAGACGATGTGCTTCGTGTCAAGGGGACGCACCCCGTGCCGATGATTCCGCCGGGCAGGGGGACCTGGCGTCCTTTCCAGATCGCCTTCATCCTCGCCAGCCTGCCTGAGCTGGTTGACCCCTCTCGTAAGACTCGCTCCTTGGTGGATCTGATCTTCTTCCCGACCGGTGGTGGCAAGACCGAGGCATACCTGGGGGCGTGCGCTATCAGCCTGTTGGCACGCCGGTTGCGTGACCCCGATGACGCGGGCACCGACACCCTGATGCGGTACACGCTGCGACTGCTGACCGCCCAGCAGTTCCTGCGTGCCGCCTCGCTCGTCTGTGTTCTGGAAGCGATCCGTGACGACCACCCCGATGTGCTGGGCACCTCGCCGTTCGGTATTGGCATCTGGCTCGGAGGCTCGTCGACCCCGAACAGTTGGAAGAAGGCAGTCGACGTTCTCGCGCGGCTCCGGCGCAACCCCTACGAGCAGAACCTGTTCCTGCTGCTGCGCTGTCCGTGGTGCGGAGCCCAGATGGGCACCAAACCCAAGGGCAGGGGTGGGCAGGACGTCGTCGGCTACGAGCAGATCGGTCGTGACCGGGTTGTGCTGCGCTGCGTCGACTCGCAGTGCCGCTTCTCGCGGCGTTCCGGACTGCCGGTTCATGTGGTCGACGAGGACATCTACGAGGTACGTCCCTCGATCGTGATCGGGACTGTTGACAAGTTCGCCATGATGGCTTGGCGTCCCCAAGCCAGGAGCCTCTTCGGCTTGGACGAGCAGGGCGATCGTGTCGTCTCTCCGCCCGGCCTGATCATCCAAGACGAGCTGCACCTGATCTCCGGGCCGCTCGGTTCGATGGTCGGCTTGTACGAGCCTGTCGTCGATGACCTATGCACCGACCGACGAGGTGAAGAACCCATCCCGCCGAAGATCATCGCCTCCACGGCAACTATCCGCCGTTACGAAGACCAGATCAAGGGACTCTTCGGCCGCGAAGAAGTTGCACTTTTCCCGCCGCATGGCCTCGAGGAAGGCCGCTCGTTCTTCGCTGAACCCGCGCGGTTGGCGGATGGATCGCTCGAACCAGGGCGCCGCTACATCGGAGTCATGAGTGCCTCGCTTGGCTCGATGCAGACCGTCCAGACCCGTGTGGCCGCCGCGACCCTGCAGGCGGTGACCAAAGTGCCTGAAGAGGATCGCGACGGGTACTGGACGAATCTGAACTTCCTTAACTCCCTGCGCGAGCTCGGTAACACCGTCTCGCTACTGGAGTCTGACGTACCCGACTACCTGACCGGATTGGTTCGCCGCGACGGCATCGATCCTCGCTGGCCCAACCGAACGATGGAACTCACTTCCCGGCGCCGCTCCGACGAGATCCCCAAGGCCATCGAACAGCTCCAATCCCGCTACCTCCCTGGCCAGGACCGTCAAGAGGCCATCGACATCTGCCTCGCCTCTAATATCATCGAGGTGGGTGTCGACATCGACCGCCTCGGCCTCATGACCATCGTGGGACAGCCCAAGACCACCGCTCAGTACATCCAGGTCTCGGGTCGCGTTGGCCGTCGCGCGGATGTCAGTCCCGGATTGGTGATCACTGTCTACGGGGCAGCGAAGCCTCGCGACCGTAGTCACTACGAGCGGTTCCTGACCTACCACCAGCAGCTCTACGCTCAGGTCGAACCCACTTCGGTGACGCCGTTTGCCACTCCGGTGCTTCGCAGGGCATTGCACGCTGCCGCGGTGGCGTACGTCCGCCAGGTCACACCGGAAGGTCTCCCGCCGTACCCGTTCCCCTCGACCGAGTACGAGGAAGCCATCGAACTGCTCCGACAGCGCGCTCTCGTCGCCGACGCCGATGAGGTGCCTGTGCTGGAGAGGATGGCTGACAAGCGGGCCAGGCAGTGGGATGGCTGGGAACGCACCATTTGGGAGGCCAACCCGGCTCCGTGGGGAGACCCTAAGCAAGGTCTCATGCGATTCGCGGGAACGTTGCCTGATCTCGACAGCAAGGCCACCATCTGGGACGTGCCCACGAGCATGCGC